The Salegentibacter mishustinae genome includes a window with the following:
- a CDS encoding DUF3347 domain-containing protein: MKRSLRSLTMLSLIAGSLMIFSCKNEENKDDAPEPMQNEMHQPDEQAKVETYKGEEMQAEFKDENTAEIYTLYVEIKDAFVNTDAETAGEKAAELAKKASENEGIAAIANTIAESDDVNKQREAFSKLTEAMEPVLMNALESGAIYKQYCPMAFEGKGDYWYSNSKDIFNPYYGDKMLKCGRVEATIQ, from the coding sequence ATGAAAAGAAGTCTTAGAAGCCTAACAATGCTTAGCCTTATCGCTGGAAGTTTGATGATATTTTCCTGTAAGAATGAGGAAAATAAAGATGATGCACCAGAGCCTATGCAGAATGAAATGCACCAGCCAGATGAACAGGCTAAAGTAGAAACTTATAAGGGCGAAGAAATGCAAGCCGAATTTAAAGATGAAAACACCGCAGAAATCTATACCTTGTATGTAGAGATTAAGGATGCCTTTGTTAATACAGATGCTGAAACCGCCGGTGAAAAAGCTGCAGAACTCGCAAAAAAAGCCAGCGAGAACGAAGGTATAGCGGCTATAGCAAATACCATTGCAGAAAGCGACGATGTGAATAAACAACGTGAGGCTTTTTCTAAACTTACAGAAGCAATGGAGCCTGTGTTAATGAATGCCTTGGAATCTGGAGCAATTTACAAGCAATATTGCCCAATGGCTTTTGAAGGAAAAGGAGACTACTGGTATTCCAATTCAAAAGATATTTTTAATCCCTATTATGGAGATAAAATGCTGAAATGCGGTAGGGTTGAAGCAACAATTCAATAA
- a CDS encoding multicopper oxidase domain-containing protein has translation MKIKGYLSLVFVLFGFFSYAQQETEASVEGNVNNLPVREYKITIDQEKVTKAEGKETMGMTVNGGIPGPTLEFIEGEYAVIYVENKMDVETSIHWHGMLLPNFYDGVPYLTTPPIKPGTTFKYEFEIKQHGTYWYHSHTMLQEQSGVYGSLLINPKEKELDYDKDLVLVLSDWTNEKPKDVLRFLKRGTEWYNIKKGTATPLNQVIKRGALGAQINFWRQRMEGADIADIYYPAFLINGEEKIEYPEFKPGEKVRLRIIDGAASTSFWMTFGGNMPTLVSADGKNVVPVKKNKTFIGVAETYDFIVTIPEEGKIEFKIMAQDGSGTASAYLGTGRVLPAPDVPRPDKIGMMQKMAKMKMRMGAPAMQFNPGNPDPYELKEKWGMQMDGMDHANMKMDMEKDSAMSGMDHSKMKMEKDTMKMTDSSEKNMQKDEMKDMEEEESGGMDMFSEYNYDYLKAPVKTDYDEDIPVTDILLNLTGNMSRYVWSLNGVPLAESDKIKIEGDEVTRITFNNLTMMHHPMHLHGHFFRVINENGEYSPLKHTVNVPPMREVTIEFYGNEYGDWFLHCHILYHLDSGMARVVSYDTKRDERMKPFPLSNLVQETNKFYTWGMLDAASHMTELNVVSSNIRNQFTALAEYGWNQNLEAEFTYEYYLYDWVRLFGGVNVENEMEDSMDELSTTAIGGIRYFTPYMFALDLRLDNKLRPQISLAREIMIFPRLVLFGEYEFQADFGWVNDLELGKNFEDEQVWTAGLEYFLSKNFSLMGSYDNRFGAGGGLSLRF, from the coding sequence ATGAAAATAAAAGGTTATTTGTCTTTAGTATTCGTGCTTTTCGGTTTTTTTTCCTATGCTCAACAGGAGACGGAGGCTTCGGTAGAGGGGAATGTAAATAACCTGCCCGTACGCGAATATAAAATTACTATAGACCAGGAAAAGGTAACCAAGGCCGAAGGAAAAGAAACCATGGGGATGACCGTAAATGGAGGTATTCCCGGGCCCACTCTCGAATTTATCGAAGGTGAGTATGCCGTAATTTATGTTGAAAATAAAATGGATGTGGAGACCTCTATCCACTGGCACGGGATGCTCTTGCCTAATTTCTATGATGGGGTGCCTTATTTAACCACCCCGCCAATAAAACCTGGTACTACTTTTAAATATGAATTTGAAATAAAACAACATGGTACTTATTGGTACCATTCGCATACCATGCTGCAGGAGCAAAGCGGGGTGTATGGCTCTTTATTGATAAATCCCAAAGAAAAGGAACTGGATTATGATAAAGATCTGGTATTGGTACTTTCAGACTGGACTAATGAAAAACCCAAGGATGTCCTTAGATTCCTGAAAAGAGGAACCGAATGGTACAATATTAAAAAAGGAACTGCTACACCTTTAAACCAGGTAATTAAGCGGGGTGCTTTAGGAGCGCAAATCAATTTTTGGAGGCAACGTATGGAAGGTGCTGACATTGCTGATATTTACTATCCTGCATTCCTCATTAATGGGGAAGAAAAAATAGAATATCCCGAATTTAAACCTGGGGAAAAGGTTAGACTGCGTATTATAGATGGTGCAGCCTCTACATCTTTTTGGATGACTTTTGGAGGTAATATGCCTACGTTGGTTTCTGCCGATGGAAAAAATGTAGTGCCGGTTAAAAAGAATAAAACATTTATAGGTGTTGCAGAAACTTATGACTTTATCGTAACCATTCCTGAAGAGGGAAAAATAGAATTCAAAATTATGGCTCAGGATGGTTCGGGTACGGCTTCAGCTTATCTTGGTACCGGTAGAGTTCTTCCCGCTCCCGATGTGCCAAGACCAGATAAAATTGGGATGATGCAGAAAATGGCTAAGATGAAAATGAGAATGGGCGCACCTGCAATGCAATTTAACCCCGGTAACCCAGATCCTTATGAACTTAAGGAGAAATGGGGCATGCAAATGGATGGAATGGACCATGCTAATATGAAGATGGATATGGAGAAAGATTCCGCGATGTCAGGGATGGATCATTCCAAAATGAAAATGGAGAAAGACACTATGAAAATGACTGATTCTTCTGAAAAAAATATGCAGAAGGATGAGATGAAAGATATGGAAGAGGAAGAATCTGGTGGTATGGATATGTTTTCAGAATATAATTATGATTATTTGAAAGCTCCTGTAAAGACGGATTACGATGAAGATATTCCGGTCACAGATATTCTTCTGAATTTAACAGGGAATATGTCTCGTTATGTGTGGAGTTTAAACGGGGTGCCTTTGGCGGAATCAGATAAAATAAAAATTGAAGGCGATGAGGTTACCCGAATTACTTTTAATAACCTTACCATGATGCACCACCCTATGCACCTGCACGGCCACTTTTTTAGGGTAATAAATGAAAATGGGGAATATTCACCTTTAAAACATACGGTTAATGTGCCGCCAATGCGGGAAGTGACTATCGAATTTTACGGGAATGAGTATGGAGACTGGTTTTTACATTGCCACATCTTGTATCATCTGGATTCAGGTATGGCAAGAGTGGTAAGTTATGATACCAAAAGGGACGAAAGAATGAAGCCCTTTCCTCTAAGTAATTTAGTCCAGGAAACGAATAAATTCTATACCTGGGGAATGTTAGATGCTGCATCCCACATGACAGAGCTTAATGTGGTGAGTTCAAATATAAGAAATCAATTTACTGCTTTGGCTGAATACGGCTGGAACCAGAACCTTGAAGCTGAATTCACCTATGAATATTACCTTTATGACTGGGTTCGACTTTTTGGAGGGGTAAATGTGGAGAACGAAATGGAAGATAGCATGGATGAACTTAGTACTACAGCGATTGGAGGGATCAGGTATTTTACTCCATATATGTTTGCTTTAGACCTTCGTCTAGATAATAAGTTGAGGCCTCAAATTAGTCTTGCCAGGGAAATTATGATCTTCCCTCGGCTAGTATTATTTGGAGAATATGAATTTCAAGCAGATTTTGGTTGGGTTAACGATCTTGAACTAGGAAAGAATTTTGAAGACGAACAGGTTTGGACCGCCGGACTGGAATATTTTCTTTCTAAAAACTTTTCGCTGATGGGAAGTTATGACAATCGCTTTGGTGCCGGAGGAGGTTTGTCCTTAAGATTTTAA
- a CDS encoding ion channel, which yields MSDKKEADKKFYGQLFSKAGWTLGIVVVLAFLYVLFLPKSLDNEAWKWLIIAIAITKAFLIVRITFTQLSKILGDSHYLEHVLSLFTLIISLIVLSFASDYYALYLNEAANFKTNLIFGEPSIFLFFEFFYYSLISFSTVGYGDFVPLSLSAKFLVILETILYFFVLVFGTANINRINIKD from the coding sequence ATGAGTGATAAAAAAGAAGCTGATAAGAAGTTTTATGGTCAACTGTTTTCTAAAGCAGGTTGGACCCTGGGGATAGTAGTAGTTCTTGCTTTTCTTTATGTATTATTTCTGCCAAAATCATTAGATAATGAAGCCTGGAAATGGCTCATCATTGCCATTGCGATTACCAAGGCATTTTTAATAGTAAGAATTACTTTCACACAGTTAAGCAAAATACTGGGAGATAGTCACTATTTAGAGCACGTGTTAAGCCTTTTTACGCTAATAATAAGCCTTATTGTGCTTTCTTTTGCGTCAGATTATTATGCGCTTTATCTAAACGAAGCAGCTAACTTTAAAACGAATTTGATTTTTGGAGAACCCTCAATATTCTTATTCTTTGAGTTTTTCTATTACTCGCTAATTTCGTTTTCTACTGTTGGTTATGGTGATTTTGTGCCTTTGTCATTATCGGCCAAATTCTTAGTAATTTTGGAAACAATTCTCTATTTCTTTGTGCTGGTCTTTGGGACGGCAAATATCAACCGAATTAACATTAAAGATTAA
- a CDS encoding helix-turn-helix transcriptional regulator, which translates to MKENILHIKNMVCDRCLMSVEKTLQQQNLNYISISLGRIEFENELSETQFQSLEKELNANGFEIVAERNNKIVTDIKSLIIELVYEHKDSGNKKLSEVLSEELHYDYSHLTNIFSKAEGHSIQSFQNKIKAERIKELLEYGELNISEIADKMGFGSAAYLSTFFKKETGMNPSQFKSQHQDRKSLDKL; encoded by the coding sequence TTGAAAGAAAACATCCTGCATATAAAGAATATGGTTTGTGACCGTTGCCTAATGAGTGTTGAGAAGACTTTGCAACAGCAAAACCTTAATTATATAAGTATTAGTTTAGGCAGGATTGAATTTGAAAACGAACTTTCTGAGACTCAATTCCAGAGTTTGGAGAAGGAACTCAACGCAAACGGATTTGAAATTGTAGCCGAAAGAAATAACAAAATTGTAACCGATATAAAATCTTTGATCATCGAATTGGTTTACGAACATAAAGATTCCGGGAACAAAAAGCTTTCTGAAGTTCTAAGCGAAGAACTGCATTACGATTACAGTCATCTCACCAACATTTTCTCGAAAGCAGAGGGACACAGTATTCAAAGTTTTCAAAATAAAATAAAAGCAGAACGCATTAAAGAGCTTTTGGAATACGGAGAGTTGAATATTTCAGAAATTGCCGATAAAATGGGTTTTGGCAGTGCCGCTTATCTTTCTACTTTCTTTAAAAAAGAAACAGGAATGAATCCTTCTCAATTTAAATCACAGCATCAGGACCGTAAGTCGCTGGATAAACTTTAA
- a CDS encoding TolC family protein, translating into MEGRKLSFKSLLVLFTLHFSFLTYNSSAQQLESYIQVAEENNPQIQSFNLKYEIAEEKINEVNAYPDTEFGIGYFVSEPETRTGPQKLRLSVRQMLPWFGTITARENYAGSMADAEYVEIAVAKRQLALAVAQAYYRLYANEAKQKILQENIELLETFHELALNSLEVGSASAVDVLRLQMRQNDLAQQKESLEQEFNAEEVLFNNLLNREENLSVKVVDSLFIPETQPNEKERVAEVHPELLKFDKLYESVVEAEKLNLKDAAPKLGFGVDYVSVADRTDMALADNGKDILMPMVSLSIPIFNSKYKSVTKQNELRQKELQAQKDQRLNLLQTRLEEAISIRNSARVTANTFIENLEQAKDAEEILVRSYETGTIDFNDVLEIQELQLKFQTGLIESVKNYYMQAAVINYLSK; encoded by the coding sequence ATGGAAGGACGAAAGTTAAGCTTTAAAAGTCTTCTCGTACTTTTCACTCTTCACTTTTCGTTTTTAACTTATAACTCCAGTGCCCAGCAATTGGAGTCTTATATCCAGGTGGCGGAAGAGAATAATCCGCAGATCCAGTCTTTTAATTTGAAATATGAGATTGCGGAGGAAAAGATAAACGAGGTGAACGCTTACCCTGATACCGAGTTTGGAATTGGGTATTTCGTAAGTGAACCAGAAACCAGGACCGGTCCGCAAAAATTAAGGCTTTCCGTTAGGCAGATGCTTCCCTGGTTTGGAACTATTACCGCAAGGGAAAATTACGCAGGTTCTATGGCAGATGCAGAATATGTAGAGATAGCTGTCGCTAAGCGCCAACTGGCCCTTGCTGTTGCCCAGGCTTACTACCGATTATATGCGAACGAGGCTAAACAAAAAATCTTACAGGAGAATATAGAATTATTGGAAACCTTTCACGAGCTGGCGCTTAATTCCCTTGAAGTGGGCAGTGCTTCAGCGGTAGATGTGTTAAGGCTTCAAATGCGCCAAAATGATCTGGCTCAGCAAAAAGAAAGCCTGGAACAGGAATTTAATGCGGAAGAAGTGCTCTTTAATAATCTGCTGAACCGGGAAGAAAATCTTTCGGTAAAAGTTGTTGATTCGCTTTTTATTCCAGAGACTCAACCTAATGAAAAGGAAAGAGTAGCTGAGGTGCACCCCGAATTATTGAAATTCGACAAACTCTATGAATCGGTAGTAGAAGCTGAAAAATTAAATCTTAAAGATGCGGCGCCAAAACTGGGTTTTGGGGTAGATTATGTAAGCGTTGCAGACCGTACCGATATGGCATTAGCCGATAACGGGAAAGATATACTAATGCCTATGGTTTCTCTTTCTATTCCCATTTTCAACAGTAAATATAAGTCCGTTACAAAGCAAAATGAACTTCGACAAAAAGAATTACAGGCGCAAAAAGACCAACGCTTAAATCTTTTGCAAACCAGGTTAGAAGAAGCTATTAGCATTAGAAACTCAGCAAGAGTTACTGCGAATACCTTTATTGAAAATTTAGAACAGGCGAAAGATGCTGAAGAAATCCTGGTAAGAAGCTATGAAACCGGCACTATCGATTTTAACGATGTTTTGGAAATACAGGAGTTACAGCTAAAATTTCAAACCGGACTTATCGAATCCGTGAAGAACTATTATATGCAAGCTGCGGTAATCAATTACCTAAGTAAATAG
- a CDS encoding helix-turn-helix domain-containing protein — protein sequence MLVKVFIKNMVCDRCIKVVRNELLEAGVEVVEVELGRVVYKSLDKEQDARKLYNVLNENGFQLIESTDRILVEKVKLSLIRLLQKLPIEKTGTLSSYLSEKTNCDYSRLSRIFSYTENTTLEKYFIKLKIEKVKELIQTSEYNFTEISQLLDYSNANHLSRQFKSETGMNLTEYKALNQNFRNSLDQIL from the coding sequence ATGCTTGTAAAGGTTTTTATAAAAAATATGGTTTGCGACCGATGTATAAAGGTGGTGAGAAATGAATTGCTTGAAGCTGGCGTTGAAGTGGTTGAGGTAGAACTGGGCCGGGTGGTCTATAAAAGCCTTGATAAAGAGCAAGATGCACGCAAATTGTATAATGTTCTGAATGAAAACGGGTTTCAGTTAATCGAAAGTACCGATAGAATCTTAGTGGAAAAGGTAAAACTTAGTTTAATACGCCTTCTGCAAAAGTTGCCAATAGAAAAAACAGGCACCTTATCAAGCTATTTATCAGAGAAAACCAATTGTGATTATTCACGATTGAGCAGGATCTTTTCCTATACCGAAAATACTACTTTAGAGAAGTATTTTATAAAATTAAAAATTGAAAAAGTGAAAGAACTTATTCAAACCAGTGAATATAATTTTACGGAAATAAGTCAACTGCTGGATTACAGTAATGCTAACCATTTGTCAAGGCAATTTAAATCTGAAACAGGAATGAATCTTACCGAATATAAGGCTCTAAATCAAAATTTTAGGAATTCTTTAGACCAAATTTTATAG
- a CDS encoding efflux RND transporter periplasmic adaptor subunit, protein MKKYIIYILILISGLVLGYLFFGTGDVKNGKQETEVADGHDHEGETSQMWTCSMHPQIMQPEPGDCPICGMELIPADANADGLGADEFQMTNNAMALANIQTITVGGGGEVENTLTLSGKIQVNEEANAVQVAYFAGRIESLNVSFTGENVNRGKLLATIYSPELVAAQQELLTAAKMKESQPALYNAVRNKLKLWKLSDAQINSIEEAGRVKENFPVFATVSGTVTEKLVQEGDYVEQGQPLFKLANLNSVWAVFDAYENQISGLEEGQKIKVTTNAYPDKELEATISFIDPVLNTASRTLRLRAVLDNKNENLKPGMFVKAKLERSAGQEQESTLSIPKTAVLWTGERSLVYVKTSRDKPVFEMREIELGATLGETYEVLSGLEAGEEIVAHGTFTVDAAAQLQGKKSMMNQGKKKEDSAGMQMNLPDSFQKDFTGVLSAYFDLKDAFVNTNVEETKAAAYKMLQQTENLKISNLGTMETQHFKKIRSMLEAISVNDNIENQRDHFIVLSENIIAFASNMETFKKPVYIQHCPMVNNNKGADWLSLSEEIRNPYFGEVMMNCGDTQQKL, encoded by the coding sequence ATGAAAAAATATATCATTTATATCTTAATCCTTATCAGTGGCCTGGTGCTGGGGTATCTTTTCTTTGGAACGGGAGACGTTAAAAACGGAAAGCAAGAAACTGAGGTGGCAGACGGGCATGATCATGAAGGAGAAACTTCTCAAATGTGGACTTGTTCTATGCATCCACAGATTATGCAACCCGAACCCGGTGATTGCCCTATTTGCGGAATGGAACTTATTCCTGCAGATGCTAATGCCGATGGCCTAGGGGCAGATGAGTTCCAAATGACCAACAATGCTATGGCTCTGGCCAATATTCAAACCATTACTGTTGGGGGAGGGGGAGAAGTTGAAAATACCCTTACTCTATCAGGTAAGATCCAGGTAAATGAAGAAGCCAATGCGGTGCAGGTAGCCTATTTTGCAGGAAGAATAGAAAGCCTTAATGTTAGTTTTACCGGTGAAAATGTGAATAGGGGCAAGCTTTTGGCGACTATTTATTCCCCAGAACTTGTTGCCGCACAACAGGAATTGCTTACAGCAGCAAAAATGAAGGAAAGTCAACCGGCGCTTTATAATGCTGTACGAAACAAACTAAAATTATGGAAATTATCAGACGCGCAAATAAATTCTATTGAAGAAGCCGGCCGGGTAAAGGAGAACTTTCCGGTTTTTGCAACAGTATCGGGAACGGTTACTGAAAAATTGGTACAGGAGGGAGATTATGTTGAACAGGGACAGCCTTTGTTTAAGCTGGCAAATTTGAATTCGGTTTGGGCGGTTTTTGATGCGTATGAGAATCAGATTTCCGGTTTAGAGGAAGGTCAAAAGATCAAGGTAACCACCAATGCCTATCCCGATAAGGAACTGGAAGCTACCATTTCTTTTATAGATCCGGTTTTGAATACAGCTAGCAGAACGCTAAGGCTTAGGGCAGTTTTGGATAATAAGAATGAAAATTTAAAACCCGGAATGTTTGTTAAGGCAAAACTAGAAAGAAGTGCAGGGCAGGAACAGGAGTCTACTTTAAGCATTCCAAAAACTGCGGTTTTATGGACCGGAGAACGTTCGCTGGTGTATGTGAAGACCAGCCGTGATAAGCCTGTTTTTGAAATGCGGGAAATAGAATTAGGCGCCACTTTAGGCGAAACCTACGAAGTATTATCCGGTCTTGAGGCTGGCGAAGAAATTGTAGCTCACGGAACATTCACCGTAGATGCCGCTGCGCAATTGCAAGGCAAAAAGTCTATGATGAACCAGGGTAAAAAGAAAGAGGATTCTGCTGGAATGCAGATGAATTTACCCGATAGCTTTCAAAAAGATTTTACCGGTGTGCTATCAGCTTATTTTGATCTAAAAGATGCCTTTGTAAACACCAATGTTGAAGAGACTAAAGCTGCTGCTTACAAAATGCTTCAGCAGACAGAAAACCTGAAAATCTCCAACCTTGGAACAATGGAAACCCAACACTTTAAAAAGATCAGGAGTATGCTCGAGGCTATTTCGGTAAATGATAATATCGAGAACCAACGGGATCATTTTATAGTGCTTTCAGAAAATATAATCGCTTTCGCCTCCAATATGGAAACCTTTAAAAAACCGGTTTATATTCAACATTGCCCTATGGTAAATAACAATAAGGGAGCCGATTGGTTAAGCCTTTCCGAAGAAATTAGAAATCCATATTTCGGGGAGGTAATGATGAATTGCGGAGATACTCAACAAAAATTGTAA
- a CDS encoding four-helix bundle copper-binding protein yields MRNEKMLKALGNCINHCNYCADACLDEDNVKMMKDCIRTDKVCAEVCSTLNQVLATDYKNVDGLVKYCIEVCNACADECGQHEHDHCQECAKACRECVKACEAYLA; encoded by the coding sequence ATGAGAAATGAAAAAATGCTGAAAGCATTGGGAAATTGTATTAATCATTGTAACTATTGTGCTGATGCCTGTCTGGATGAAGACAATGTGAAAATGATGAAAGATTGCATTAGAACCGATAAGGTTTGTGCAGAGGTTTGTAGCACCCTTAACCAGGTTTTAGCTACAGATTATAAAAATGTAGACGGACTCGTAAAATATTGTATCGAAGTTTGTAATGCCTGTGCAGATGAATGTGGACAACACGAGCACGATCATTGCCAGGAATGCGCAAAAGCTTGTCGTGAATGCGTGAAGGCTTGCGAGGCTTATTTAGCATAG
- a CDS encoding DUF305 domain-containing protein: protein MNTEDKKQHKKGGSNYVRFFLMLGLSFLAMYITMYFNTYEFDHVYFSLTRFYMTCLGISAMAVIMLSLMLKMYKNKKKNIAIYLGSLVLFVSALGLVRAQRPIIGDVLYMKAMIPHHSIAILTSKRADLQDPETKKLAKEIIEAQKREIAQMKKIIYRLENEEE from the coding sequence ATGAATACAGAAGATAAAAAACAACACAAAAAGGGTGGAAGTAATTACGTTAGATTTTTTCTAATGCTTGGTCTCTCCTTTTTGGCGATGTACATCACCATGTACTTCAATACTTACGAGTTTGATCACGTATATTTTAGCCTTACGCGATTTTATATGACCTGCCTGGGAATTTCAGCGATGGCAGTAATTATGCTTTCTCTTATGCTTAAAATGTATAAAAACAAGAAAAAAAATATTGCCATTTATTTGGGGAGTCTTGTCTTATTCGTTTCGGCCTTAGGTTTGGTAAGAGCACAACGTCCAATTATTGGTGATGTTTTATATATGAAAGCGATGATTCCTCACCATTCTATCGCGATTTTAACCAGTAAAAGAGCCGATCTTCAGGATCCCGAAACTAAAAAATTGGCTAAAGAAATTATTGAAGCTCAGAAAAGGGAAATTGCTCAAATGAAAAAGATAATATACCGTTTGGAGAATGAGGAGGAGTAG
- a CDS encoding DUF3347 domain-containing protein yields MKNILLNFGVIFLMTIPLISCVDNKGKQSVEIDTPEEVKKAEEKTADVADQDFIDGMTGKIWHNYLEIKIALTNADANKVQDIAKSMVASFSEERADMKAMAQELSETEDLEKQRELFAAFTEKAGPMFEDALSGGTIYKKFCPMAFNNKGAYWYADIEEINNPYFGDKMPNCGAVKKTIKK; encoded by the coding sequence ATGAAAAATATACTCTTAAATTTTGGAGTGATCTTCTTAATGACGATCCCTCTAATTTCCTGTGTAGATAACAAAGGGAAACAATCGGTTGAAATAGACACCCCTGAAGAGGTTAAAAAAGCGGAAGAAAAAACAGCAGATGTTGCCGATCAGGATTTTATAGATGGGATGACAGGAAAAATATGGCATAACTACCTGGAAATTAAAATAGCTTTAACCAATGCTGATGCCAACAAGGTTCAGGATATCGCTAAAAGTATGGTTGCCTCCTTTTCGGAAGAGCGTGCAGATATGAAAGCTATGGCCCAGGAATTGTCTGAAACCGAAGACCTGGAAAAACAAAGGGAATTATTCGCAGCATTTACAGAAAAAGCGGGGCCTATGTTTGAAGATGCACTTTCCGGTGGTACTATCTATAAAAAGTTCTGCCCTATGGCTTTTAACAATAAAGGAGCTTACTGGTATGCTGATATCGAAGAAATAAACAACCCATATTTCGGTGATAAGATGCCTAATTGTGGTGCCGTAAAAAAGACAATTAAAAAATAA